The region AATTTGGGGATACATCTGTAATTTTGGGGGCTAAAACATATTTAGCCGTGAATGTTCCTACGCCTTTATCTTTCTATACAATCCATTTCCTGCGGATATTCAAAATACTGACATAAAAGAGAAGTATGCAAAAGGCAATAAGCATTATCATGTTACCCCAAACGGGCAACAATCCGTTCCCGGAAATAGCATCGTGTAAAACATCCACACCGTAAGTAACCGGAAGAATATATGACAGAGGCTGTATAATGACGGGGAGTGCAGTTATTGGAATAAACAAACCGCAAAGAAAAATCATCGGGAACCGAAAGAAATTCGAATAGGTTTGTGCTTCGAAAACCTCTTTGGCCGAAACCGAAATAAACAGTCCAAGCAGTGTGGAAATTACTGACAGCAGCACAACACCAGCAATCAGTAAAGGCCAGTTGGATACCCCGGCTTTAAAGTAAAGCACCGAAAAAAGAATGGGCACAATGCTGTTGAAAATACCAAACAGTATAGCTCCTGTAATTTTTGCTATCACCAGCATTTCTGTTTTTATGGGTGCAATTAACAGTCGTTCGAACGAACGGGATTTTCGCTCAAAGGTAATGGTAACCGACAGCATGGAAGTAGTTCCAAACAATATGGACATAGCCACAATACCGGGAAATACTTTACCAATTTCCATGGTGTTGCCAGATTTCACAAACATCATCAGCATCCAGGCAAAGGGGAAAATAATGCCCCAACTGATATTGGGCGGTTTCAGGTAATAGTTCTGCATGTCTTTGCGCAGGATATTCCAAAAAGCAATCGTTGTTTTCATAGTCTATCTTTTCTCCTTTTCCTTTTTCAAAATATCAATTTCAATTCCTGTAGCTTTTACAAAAGCTTCTTCAAGGCTGGGTTTTAACAGTTTGGCTTCATAAATAAACAAGCCTTTCTCCGATAAAAAACTTACCACAGGCGCAATGTCAATCGTTTTTTCGCTGATGATTTTTATTGTGTCGTCATTCATTTGCCGGCAATCGAAGCCGGGAAATTTGTTTGTAAGTGTCTGTAAAATGTGGGTGTGATTTTTGCCATTGGGTTGATAGCGGATTTCGATGCCGTTTATGGTTCGACTTTGTGCACTCAGGTTTTGGACGCTGTCGTTTCGAATAATTTGGCCTTTGTGAATGAACGCTACCCGGTGGCATAGGCGTTCCGCTTCTTCAATGTAGTGCGTGGTAAGAAAGATGGTTGTTCCTGTTTCGTTCAGTTCTCTGATCAGGTTTCTGATTTGCCGTACACTGGCTAGATCAATACCGGATGTGGGTTCATCGAGGAACAATATTTCGGGCTTATGGATGAGAGCAGCCGCGATGGTTAGTTTTCGTTTCATGCCTTTTGAGTAGGCTTTGAATTTTTTGCCGGCAACATCTGAAAGTTTAAACAGTTCAAGTAATTCGGATGCCCTTTTCTCCCGCTTTTTTTTCTTTAGCCCATATAAAGAACCACAGAAACAGAGGTTGTCAAAACCGCTCATCTCGTTGTAAAGATTGCTTTCGTCAGGGACTACACCAATCATTTCCTGGGCTTTTTTTATATTCCGGGTCAGGTCTGTTTCGTTGTAAAATATTTTTCCGGAAGTAACTTTGACCATGCCTATGAGCATGTTTATGGTTGTGGTTTTACCTGCCCCGTTGGGGCCCAAAAATCCGAATATCTCTGCCCGTTTGATTTCAAAATCAATTTCATCAACTGCAACAAATCCGTTATAGGACTTTTTCAGGTTTTGCACTTCTAATATCTTATCCTTCATTTTCCCGGTTTGTGAGTGTTTCATTTAAAGCATTTAAAAATTCGTCCATTCTAACCGTGTCCAACCTGTAATGCACAATAGAACCATACCGTTCGGCAAATACCAGCTTGCAATCTTTTAGTATTTTAAGGTGTTGCGACACTGCCGACTGGCTGATACCTATCCTTTGAGCAAGGGCATTTACGCAAAACTGCCTGTGCCGGATTAATTTCACGATCTGAAACCTGGAGTGAACCGCCAGAACTTTGAGAATTTCTATGGTTTGAGCTTCAGTTATTTTAGTCATAACTAATAAACAATTTAGCAATTGCTAATATTATAAAAAATTATTGGAATAGACTTCTAGTTTATAGTTTTATTCAAAAAACTATAACTGTTTAAAGAAGCTAATCGAGCGATATAATCCCTTTTGAGACAGCATAAACCGCAAGTCCGGCCAAGCTTCGAATACTTGTTTTATCCATAATATTTTTTCGGTGAGTATTTACAGTATGAATGCTTACATTTAGCTTGTCGGCTATTTCTTTATTAGACAATCCTCTAGCCAACCACTTTAAAACATCGGTTTCCCGTTCTGTTAATTGTTCATTTTGGTTTTTGGCAGATGCTTTATTGTTGCAAATTTTATTAATAATTCGAATAATTTTTGAAACATCTTCTGTTATCGA is a window of Salinivirga cyanobacteriivorans DNA encoding:
- a CDS encoding ABC transporter permease, translated to MKTTIAFWNILRKDMQNYYLKPPNISWGIIFPFAWMLMMFVKSGNTMEIGKVFPGIVAMSILFGTTSMLSVTITFERKSRSFERLLIAPIKTEMLVIAKITGAILFGIFNSIVPILFSVLYFKAGVSNWPLLIAGVVLLSVISTLLGLFISVSAKEVFEAQTYSNFFRFPMIFLCGLFIPITALPVIIQPLSYILPVTYGVDVLHDAISGNGLLPVWGNMIMLIAFCILLFYVSILNIRRKWIV
- a CDS encoding ABC transporter ATP-binding protein; the encoded protein is MKHSQTGKMKDKILEVQNLKKSYNGFVAVDEIDFEIKRAEIFGFLGPNGAGKTTTINMLIGMVKVTSGKIFYNETDLTRNIKKAQEMIGVVPDESNLYNEMSGFDNLCFCGSLYGLKKKKREKRASELLELFKLSDVAGKKFKAYSKGMKRKLTIAAALIHKPEILFLDEPTSGIDLASVRQIRNLIRELNETGTTIFLTTHYIEEAERLCHRVAFIHKGQIIRNDSVQNLSAQSRTINGIEIRYQPNGKNHTHILQTLTNKFPGFDCRQMNDDTIKIISEKTIDIAPVVSFLSEKGLFIYEAKLLKPSLEEAFVKATGIEIDILKKEKEKR
- a CDS encoding ArsR/SmtB family transcription factor is translated as MTKITEAQTIEILKVLAVHSRFQIVKLIRHRQFCVNALAQRIGISQSAVSQHLKILKDCKLVFAERYGSIVHYRLDTVRMDEFLNALNETLTNRENEG